A stretch of the Comamonas testosteroni TK102 genome encodes the following:
- a CDS encoding sensor histidine kinase: protein MALGLNRIWVRFGLWITAAVLLAIASLAIGVLAFSELQYREFYRHLPSPVKTELEALKSQDLEDSPRALQIYSEYWEGDRLFGEKWSLVIGLAVSLPFGMAVGFWISRRITSPLASMVEVAARVERGDLASRAVKGNAHGEMAEMIDAFNGMVDSLETLEAERLATAASISHELRTPLTVLQARLHAICDGVIDSSQAEMKTLLAQVEHLGRLVGDLHTLSMADAGQLSLRKERIDLATLVGDVVEELHPQLQKLDMTLSLDLPMQDGDGSTDIKADTDRLRQITTNLISNVLRHASSGHWLSIRVHASSDHQNQSWVILEVGDAGPGLATEVQAHPFQRFVQAPGKRRREGSGLGLSIVKALVTSQGGTVSTGVSERGGALFTVRFPRL from the coding sequence ATGGCCCTGGGACTGAACCGCATCTGGGTCCGCTTTGGTCTGTGGATCACGGCGGCCGTGCTGCTGGCCATTGCCTCGCTGGCGATTGGCGTGCTGGCGTTTTCCGAGCTGCAGTACCGCGAGTTCTATCGCCACCTGCCAAGCCCCGTCAAGACCGAGCTGGAAGCGCTGAAGTCCCAGGATCTGGAGGACAGCCCCAGAGCCTTGCAGATCTACTCCGAGTACTGGGAAGGCGACCGCCTGTTCGGCGAGAAATGGTCGCTGGTCATCGGTCTGGCCGTCAGCCTGCCTTTCGGCATGGCCGTGGGTTTCTGGATCTCCCGCCGCATCACCAGTCCGCTGGCCTCCATGGTGGAAGTGGCTGCGCGCGTGGAGCGCGGCGACCTGGCCTCCAGAGCCGTCAAGGGCAATGCCCATGGAGAGATGGCAGAAATGATCGATGCCTTCAACGGCATGGTCGATTCGCTGGAGACCCTGGAAGCGGAGCGGCTGGCCACGGCCGCCTCCATCTCCCATGAGCTGCGCACCCCTTTGACGGTGCTGCAGGCAAGACTGCATGCGATCTGCGACGGCGTCATCGACTCCAGCCAGGCCGAAATGAAGACGCTGCTGGCCCAGGTCGAGCACCTGGGACGGCTGGTCGGCGACCTGCACACCCTGTCCATGGCCGACGCCGGACAGTTGTCCCTGCGCAAGGAACGCATAGACCTCGCCACACTGGTCGGCGATGTCGTCGAGGAGCTGCACCCGCAGCTGCAAAAACTGGACATGACCTTGTCACTGGATCTGCCCATGCAGGACGGCGATGGCAGCACCGACATCAAAGCCGACACCGACCGCTTGCGCCAGATCACCACCAACCTGATCAGCAATGTGCTGCGCCATGCCAGCAGCGGCCATTGGCTGAGCATCCGGGTGCATGCGAGCTCCGACCACCAGAACCAGTCATGGGTGATCCTGGAAGTGGGCGATGCGGGCCCCGGACTTGCGACCGAGGTCCAGGCCCATCCTTTCCAGCGCTTTGTCCAGGCCCCGGGCAAGCGTCGCCGGGAAGGCTCGGGCCTGGGCCTGTCCATCGTCAAGGCTCTGGTGACCTCCCAGGGCGGCACCGTCAGCACGGGCGTCTCCGAGCGTGGCGGTGCCCTGTTTACGGTGCGCTTTCCGCGCCTCTGA
- a CDS encoding response regulator has translation MHDFAAHKTMATFAQPASTPLVLVVEDEPAIAGVLSAYLERDGLRIRMAQDGEEALQSFRQLRPDLVLLDIHLPKVDGVDVLRMIRNDSDVPVIMVTALADDVDKLLALRLGADDYVVKPFNPPEVVARVRAVLRRTQAKPAPVAAPIRVGPIEIDVEAHSAAVYDDGGQAVPLALTLTEFRLLACLAAQPRRCFSRAYLIENCLPESDALERVIDSHLSKLRRKLQLAGQDGLIETVRGIGYRLWPWD, from the coding sequence ATGCATGACTTTGCTGCACACAAAACCATGGCTACTTTTGCTCAACCTGCTTCCACGCCCCTGGTGCTTGTAGTCGAAGACGAACCCGCCATTGCCGGCGTGCTCAGCGCCTATCTGGAGCGCGACGGACTGCGCATTCGCATGGCGCAGGACGGCGAGGAGGCCCTGCAGAGCTTTCGCCAGCTGCGCCCGGACCTGGTGCTGCTCGACATCCATCTGCCCAAGGTCGATGGCGTGGATGTGCTGCGCATGATTCGCAACGACAGCGATGTCCCCGTCATCATGGTGACGGCCCTGGCCGACGATGTGGACAAGCTGCTGGCACTGCGCCTGGGGGCGGACGACTATGTGGTCAAGCCTTTCAACCCTCCCGAAGTGGTGGCACGGGTGCGTGCCGTGCTGCGCCGCACCCAGGCCAAGCCTGCTCCGGTGGCAGCCCCCATCCGCGTCGGACCGATAGAGATCGACGTGGAAGCCCATAGCGCAGCCGTCTACGACGATGGGGGCCAGGCCGTTCCCCTGGCGCTGACGCTCACTGAATTTCGGCTGCTGGCCTGTCTGGCGGCCCAGCCGCGCCGCTGTTTTTCACGCGCCTACCTGATTGAGAACTGCCTGCCGGAAAGCGACGCGCTGGAGCGGGTGATCGACTCCCATCTCTCCAAGCTGCGCCGCAAGCTGCAACTGGCCGGACAGGACGGACTGATCGAGACCGTGCGCGGTATTGGCTATCGTCTATGGCCCTGGGACTGA
- a CDS encoding FtsX-like permease family protein has protein sequence MIALARKTLIYEWRRFVPSVFAVGFSGVLLAMQAALVLGIFGSAAIYVTASSADLWVGYPGTQSVNFGRNIGSDVEMRLRMDPDVAAVESYVWVDGDWRARAGAQGATGGGVSVYLSGVSTADNSMMFTKVLASWQRQLLREPGAVIVDRADLGTLGAQEGSTAWINNHAVKIVAAVDGLRGLGGVNVIASLSTTREIAETSAEHGSTYFVARLKQEAKAGEAQARLSRSSSSFGPYEVWTADAFARRSQRYWMLDTGAGAGVLFMAVIVCLVGAIVTSQSLKAVVAGSAREYAVLNALGVSRAALGRVVVEQACWIGGLGFVLAALASAVLLSIASAYRVPVALNLSAVLACGFLVAVLSLLSGLGAMRSLLRADPATLLR, from the coding sequence ATGATTGCCCTGGCGCGCAAGACGCTGATCTATGAGTGGAGGCGCTTTGTCCCCTCGGTGTTCGCCGTGGGCTTTTCGGGCGTTCTGCTGGCCATGCAGGCCGCCCTGGTGCTGGGCATCTTCGGCTCTGCAGCGATCTACGTGACGGCTTCTTCAGCCGATCTCTGGGTGGGCTATCCGGGTACGCAAAGCGTGAACTTCGGGCGCAATATCGGCAGCGATGTGGAGATGCGCCTGCGCATGGACCCCGATGTCGCGGCCGTTGAGTCCTATGTCTGGGTCGATGGCGACTGGCGTGCGCGCGCCGGCGCCCAGGGCGCGACCGGAGGTGGCGTCTCGGTCTATCTCTCGGGCGTCAGCACTGCGGACAACTCCATGATGTTCACCAAGGTGCTCGCCTCCTGGCAGCGACAGCTGCTGCGCGAGCCCGGGGCCGTGATTGTGGACAGGGCGGACCTGGGGACTCTGGGTGCGCAGGAAGGCAGTACGGCCTGGATCAACAACCATGCGGTCAAGATCGTGGCTGCCGTCGACGGCTTGCGCGGGCTGGGCGGCGTCAACGTGATCGCCTCGCTCAGCACGACCCGCGAAATTGCAGAAACCAGTGCTGAGCATGGCAGCACCTATTTTGTGGCGCGTCTCAAGCAAGAAGCCAAGGCAGGCGAGGCCCAGGCGAGATTGAGCCGCTCCAGCAGCAGCTTCGGCCCGTACGAGGTCTGGACGGCGGATGCCTTTGCGCGCCGCTCCCAGCGTTACTGGATGCTCGATACCGGCGCCGGTGCCGGCGTGCTCTTCATGGCCGTCATCGTCTGCCTGGTGGGCGCCATCGTGACCAGCCAGTCGCTCAAGGCGGTGGTGGCAGGATCCGCCCGCGAGTATGCGGTGCTCAATGCCCTGGGCGTGAGCCGGGCAGCCCTGGGCCGCGTGGTGGTAGAGCAGGCCTGCTGGATTGGCGGTCTGGGCTTCGTGCTGGCGGCATTGGCCAGCGCGGTGCTGCTCAGCATTGCATCCGCCTATCGGGTCCCTGTGGCCCTCAACCTGTCCGCGGTACTCGCCTGCGGCTTTCTGGTGGCCGTGCTGTCGCTGCTGTCGGGTCTGGGCGCCATGCGCAGCCTGCTGCGTGCCGACCCGGCAACCCTGTTGCGTTAA
- a CDS encoding DegT/DnrJ/EryC1/StrS family aminotransferase, whose translation MRQPTVPPTAGLPLQIGDLWPSGAGSLAAQLAAWLGVEEVQLECSGTSALMVALRSLQALSPGRSEVVAPAYTCPLVALAIAQCGLQLRLCDLRADALDMDPVCLRQLCSDRTLAVLPTHLCGRVADVDAAMQCARAVGAYVIEDAAQALGARSDAVSVGLKGDLGFFSLAVGKGLSTFEGGVLVAREPSMRAALRAAGTATRFSPWWELRRSIELLGYAMLYRPAGLRMAYGKPLEKSLSRGDWVEAAGDDFDDLIPQHRLGRWRQSVGAKALRRLAAFQQQTSAQAGLRIAQLQAFGLEVVQDAVPGAQGVWPVILLRMPSQKARDAVLRAHWDGGWGLSLPFVHVLPDYGRYDHVLGAARGDTVGQARDWAQRLLAISNSPWLDEARFAQLAGHLRSVVQRA comes from the coding sequence ATGCGTCAGCCCACCGTGCCGCCAACGGCAGGCCTGCCACTGCAGATCGGCGATCTCTGGCCCTCGGGGGCGGGCAGCCTGGCAGCGCAGCTGGCCGCGTGGCTGGGCGTGGAGGAGGTGCAGCTCGAATGCTCGGGCACCTCGGCCCTGATGGTGGCTCTGCGCAGCCTGCAGGCCCTCAGTCCGGGGCGCAGCGAGGTCGTCGCACCGGCCTATACCTGTCCGCTGGTGGCGCTGGCGATTGCGCAGTGCGGGCTGCAGCTGCGCCTTTGCGATCTGCGCGCCGATGCGCTGGACATGGACCCGGTCTGCCTGCGGCAGCTGTGCAGCGACCGCACCCTGGCCGTGCTACCAACCCACCTGTGCGGGCGTGTTGCCGATGTGGACGCCGCCATGCAATGTGCGCGTGCCGTGGGCGCCTATGTGATCGAGGATGCGGCACAGGCGCTTGGAGCGCGCAGCGACGCAGTTTCGGTGGGTCTCAAGGGCGATCTCGGCTTTTTCAGCCTGGCCGTGGGCAAGGGGCTGAGCACTTTTGAAGGCGGCGTGCTGGTGGCGCGCGAGCCCTCCATGCGTGCCGCGCTGCGCGCCGCTGGCACCGCCACGCGCTTCAGCCCCTGGTGGGAGCTGCGCCGCAGCATCGAGCTGCTGGGCTACGCCATGCTCTACCGGCCCGCGGGGCTGCGCATGGCCTATGGCAAGCCGCTGGAGAAATCACTGTCTCGCGGTGACTGGGTGGAGGCCGCAGGGGATGACTTCGACGATCTCATTCCGCAGCACCGTCTGGGGCGCTGGCGCCAGAGTGTGGGTGCCAAGGCATTGCGGCGGCTGGCGGCATTTCAGCAGCAGACCTCCGCGCAGGCCGGCCTGCGCATCGCGCAGCTGCAGGCCTTCGGGCTGGAGGTCGTGCAGGATGCCGTGCCCGGGGCGCAGGGCGTGTGGCCGGTGATCTTGCTGCGCATGCCCAGCCAGAAGGCAAGGGATGCCGTGCTGCGCGCGCACTGGGATGGTGGTTGGGGTCTGTCCCTGCCTTTTGTCCATGTGCTGCCCGACTATGGCCGCTACGACCATGTGCTGGGTGCTGCGCGGGGCGACACCGTCGGCCAGGCACGTGACTGGGCGCAGCGCCTGCTGGCCATCAGCAACAGCCCGTGGCTGGATGAGGCACGGTTTGCCCAACTGGCGGGCCACCTCCGGTCCGTGGTTCAGCGTGCCTGA
- a CDS encoding DMT family transporter: MKRFYIVGFLVLMAFDTLAQLSFKQAGDSALPLEFSTGWLLRVFSQPWIYGAFVGYIGAFFTWMSLLKHAPIGPAFAASHLEIISVLAISYWLFNEPIGWPQIIGCLFIVAGIMCLAVSEKPEAEQAA; the protein is encoded by the coding sequence ATGAAGCGTTTTTACATTGTCGGCTTTCTGGTACTCATGGCCTTTGACACGCTGGCGCAGCTCAGCTTCAAGCAGGCTGGTGATTCCGCATTGCCGCTGGAGTTCTCGACCGGCTGGCTGCTGCGCGTGTTCAGCCAGCCCTGGATCTACGGTGCCTTCGTGGGCTACATCGGGGCCTTTTTCACCTGGATGAGCCTGCTCAAGCACGCTCCCATCGGCCCGGCATTCGCCGCCTCGCATCTGGAGATCATCTCGGTGCTGGCGATCTCGTACTGGCTGTTCAACGAGCCCATTGGCTGGCCGCAGATCATTGGCTGCCTGTTCATCGTGGCCGGCATCATGTGCCTGGCCGTGAGCGAGAAGCCAGAGGCCGAGCAGGCCGCCTGA
- a CDS encoding HlyD family secretion protein has protein sequence MNPSPFRLSIVSGAPLLAAAVLMLGGCSPSQDAASVVTPAAAQTKPQSQVAVARGKIDVEGGLLDLSSTASGVVQQLLVKEGQSVQKGQLVLRLADDAARADLAVAESELQLAQTKLKTRQDRLPALKATLTRWQAAAKQGAADLQSVDEAVQALRDAQSEVDIAAAEVTVAKRKAEQLRALLQRHELRAPEAGVVVRLLAQGGSMLQSGSPVAVLLPKRPLIVRAEVNESYVTAIREGMKAQVVVDADGSAARQEFPAATVLRISPVYGTARLQDDAQRGPVRVVECVLAFDQPPANVKVGQNVRVSFHE, from the coding sequence ATGAACCCAAGCCCATTTCGTCTCAGCATTGTGTCGGGCGCGCCGCTGCTGGCGGCGGCCGTGCTGATGCTGGGCGGGTGCTCTCCGTCTCAGGACGCGGCCTCCGTGGTCACACCGGCTGCAGCCCAGACCAAGCCTCAAAGCCAGGTGGCGGTTGCGCGCGGCAAGATCGACGTCGAAGGCGGTCTGCTCGATCTTTCGTCGACCGCATCGGGCGTGGTGCAGCAATTGCTGGTCAAGGAAGGTCAGAGCGTGCAGAAAGGCCAGCTGGTGCTGCGTCTCGCAGACGATGCGGCGCGCGCCGATCTGGCGGTGGCGGAGTCCGAGCTGCAACTGGCACAGACCAAGCTCAAGACGCGCCAGGATCGCCTGCCCGCGCTCAAGGCCACGCTGACGCGCTGGCAGGCCGCAGCCAAACAGGGAGCGGCGGATCTGCAGAGCGTGGACGAAGCCGTGCAGGCCCTGCGTGACGCACAGTCCGAAGTGGATATTGCGGCTGCGGAAGTCACGGTCGCCAAGCGCAAGGCCGAGCAGCTGCGGGCTCTGCTGCAGCGCCACGAGCTGCGTGCGCCCGAGGCCGGCGTCGTGGTGCGCCTGCTGGCCCAGGGCGGCAGCATGCTGCAAAGCGGTAGCCCGGTGGCGGTGCTGCTGCCCAAGCGGCCCCTGATCGTGCGGGCCGAAGTCAACGAAAGCTATGTGACGGCGATTCGCGAAGGCATGAAAGCCCAGGTGGTCGTTGACGCAGACGGCAGCGCTGCCCGCCAGGAGTTTCCCGCTGCGACCGTGCTGCGCATCAGTCCCGTCTACGGTACGGCCCGGCTGCAGGACGACGCGCAGCGCGGCCCGGTAAGAGTTGTGGAATGCGTGCTGGCATTTGACCAGCCGCCCGCCAATGTCAAGGTCGGTCAGAACGTGAGGGTCAGTTTCCATGAATAA
- a CDS encoding EamA family transporter: MGSDLSPLVVTLWILNVLVDSGGQLAFKAAASEPGHRNGTQRWRFMLARPWLWVGIACYVAEFLVWLAFLSLVPLSDGVLLGSINIVAIMILGRVLFREKLAPMRVAGIVLVSIGVAIVGLH, encoded by the coding sequence ATGGGTAGTGATCTCTCGCCCCTGGTGGTGACGTTGTGGATACTCAATGTGCTGGTGGACAGTGGCGGACAGCTGGCTTTCAAGGCCGCGGCCAGTGAGCCCGGGCATCGCAATGGCACGCAGCGTTGGCGCTTCATGCTGGCCAGGCCCTGGCTGTGGGTGGGCATTGCCTGCTATGTCGCGGAGTTTCTGGTCTGGCTGGCGTTTCTGTCGCTGGTGCCGCTGTCGGACGGGGTGCTACTGGGCTCGATCAACATCGTTGCCATCATGATTCTGGGCCGGGTGCTGTTTCGTGAAAAGCTCGCGCCCATGCGCGTGGCCGGCATCGTGCTGGTGTCCATAGGCGTGGCCATCGTTGGATTGCATTAA
- a CDS encoding MtnX-like HAD-IB family phosphatase yields the protein MNKRIQIFPSPAGTASTGWMVQSDFDGTISLLDVTDTLLNRFGKPGWQELEDAWERGEIGSRECMKGQVALLDMSEAELQNHLDGIEIDAHFAGFVAEARLHGIKVQVVSDGIDYAIRHVLARHGLGDLEVIANHLVQTGERSWRLDSPWASNRCTRASGNCKCERLAEQQAVHGRVLYIGDSTSDFCVSGKADFVLAKYKLIDYCESQGIAHARFEHFAQATQLLEQVLLGMEQTA from the coding sequence ATGAATAAGCGCATTCAGATTTTCCCGTCGCCTGCAGGTACAGCTTCGACCGGCTGGATGGTGCAAAGCGATTTCGACGGCACCATCAGCCTGCTGGACGTGACCGATACCCTGCTCAACCGCTTTGGCAAGCCAGGCTGGCAGGAGCTGGAAGACGCCTGGGAGCGTGGCGAGATCGGCTCGCGCGAATGCATGAAGGGTCAGGTGGCTTTGCTGGACATGAGCGAGGCAGAGCTGCAGAACCATCTGGACGGTATCGAGATCGACGCGCACTTTGCCGGCTTCGTGGCTGAGGCCAGGTTGCATGGCATCAAGGTGCAGGTCGTCAGCGACGGCATCGACTATGCGATTCGCCATGTGCTCGCACGCCACGGCCTCGGGGATCTGGAAGTCATCGCCAATCATCTGGTGCAGACGGGCGAGCGCAGCTGGCGACTGGATTCGCCCTGGGCCAGCAATCGCTGCACACGGGCCAGCGGCAACTGCAAGTGCGAGCGCCTTGCCGAGCAGCAGGCGGTGCATGGGCGGGTGCTCTACATCGGCGACAGCACGTCGGATTTCTGCGTTTCCGGCAAGGCTGACTTTGTGCTGGCCAAGTACAAGCTCATCGACTATTGCGAGAGCCAGGGGATTGCCCATGCGCGCTTCGAGCATTTTGCGCAGGCCACCCAGCTGCTGGAGCAGGTCCTGCTCGGCATGGAGCAGACTGCATGA
- a CDS encoding ABC transporter ATP-binding protein, which yields MPAETMERVKTPVAKDAVPSLEAVRLDKSFVSGIVQVHVLQGLSVSLYAGELSLISGPSGCGKSTLLSLMSGLQKPDAGHALALGEDLAKLGTAALEKFRLRHTGFVFQGFNLFPALTALEQVQLPLGYMGLKSAETLRRAKEALDEVGLSHRSHMRPAQLSGGEKQRVAIARAMAKQPRLLFADEPTSALDAESGQRVIDLLHRAARTHGTTVLCVSHDPRLVRHADRVLGMEDGAIRSDWRQNSPIKE from the coding sequence ATGCCAGCCGAGACCATGGAACGCGTCAAAACACCTGTAGCCAAGGATGCTGTGCCCAGCCTAGAGGCCGTGCGCCTCGACAAATCCTTTGTGTCGGGCATCGTCCAGGTGCATGTGCTGCAGGGGCTGTCCGTCAGCCTCTATGCGGGCGAGCTGAGCCTGATTTCCGGCCCTTCGGGCTGCGGCAAAAGCACGCTGCTGTCCCTGATGTCGGGACTGCAGAAGCCCGATGCCGGCCATGCGCTGGCACTGGGCGAGGACCTGGCCAAGCTCGGTACGGCGGCATTGGAGAAATTTCGTCTGCGGCATACGGGCTTCGTCTTCCAGGGCTTCAATCTGTTTCCGGCCCTGACGGCACTGGAGCAGGTGCAGCTGCCACTGGGCTATATGGGCCTCAAAAGCGCCGAGACATTGCGCCGAGCCAAGGAGGCGCTCGATGAAGTGGGGCTCTCGCACCGCAGTCATATGCGCCCGGCCCAGCTGTCGGGTGGCGAGAAGCAGCGCGTGGCCATCGCACGTGCCATGGCCAAGCAGCCCCGTCTGCTGTTCGCCGACGAGCCCACCAGTGCGCTGGATGCCGAGAGCGGCCAGCGCGTCATCGACTTGCTGCACCGTGCAGCGCGCACGCACGGCACCACGGTGCTCTGCGTCAGCCATGACCCGCGTCTGGTGCGCCACGCCGATCGTGTGCTGGGCATGGAAGACGGCGCCATTCGCAGCGACTGGCGCCAGAACAGCCCCATCAAGGAATAA
- a CDS encoding efflux transporter outer membrane subunit — protein sequence MGSLCLCALSLLAGCAAPEAVRLDRTTPPQWQQQASAQKSDSAELARWWRAWNDPALNALVDEALSQNLDVAQSVLRLRQQRLLAGTADAAFRPTVNTGARTLQDIAAVDTYFHASIDVSWDLGLFGDSAAARRAGAAGVLDAQAQLHAARVALVADVVHRYLDIRLAQVQRGLAEKQLQQAQRQLQLLQVRHAQRLADAQSLEQQQLQLRTAESQLSTLNEAQVRAAHALAALLGRERAEPQWLQPSADAGLPAVQALAVLPADLLRNRPDIQSAEAAVEQAAAEVGVSRAALYPRLTLTGSLLYAYNLTRNHRTTSDSIPMVGPQIDIPLFDWGRRRAVADGKELALQASIKAYRQAVLNGIAEAESALAAVAAQQQRQQQLQSERQIHAGREKAQAVRQQLGLSSEFAGIDNARASLLNQSELATARAAEALAYVALYKAVGAAPIDAAVSEVQP from the coding sequence ATGGGCAGCCTGTGTCTGTGTGCCTTGTCGTTGCTGGCAGGCTGTGCTGCGCCCGAGGCAGTCAGGCTGGACCGGACCACGCCACCGCAGTGGCAGCAGCAGGCGTCGGCTCAGAAGTCGGACTCTGCGGAACTGGCACGCTGGTGGCGTGCCTGGAATGACCCCGCGCTGAATGCGCTGGTGGACGAGGCGCTGTCCCAGAACCTTGATGTGGCCCAATCCGTGCTGCGCCTGCGTCAGCAGCGCTTGCTGGCAGGCACGGCCGATGCGGCTTTTCGCCCCACGGTCAATACCGGAGCGCGGACCCTGCAGGATATTGCGGCAGTTGACACCTACTTTCATGCCAGCATCGATGTGAGCTGGGATCTGGGCCTGTTTGGCGACTCCGCCGCAGCACGCCGTGCAGGCGCGGCCGGCGTGCTGGACGCGCAAGCCCAGCTGCATGCGGCGCGGGTGGCCCTGGTGGCCGATGTGGTGCACCGCTATCTCGATATCCGGCTGGCCCAGGTGCAGCGCGGTCTCGCCGAAAAGCAGTTGCAGCAGGCACAGCGACAGCTGCAGCTCCTGCAGGTTCGGCATGCGCAGAGACTGGCGGATGCCCAGTCTCTGGAGCAGCAACAGCTGCAGCTGCGCACCGCAGAGTCCCAGCTGTCCACCCTGAACGAAGCCCAGGTGCGTGCCGCCCATGCGCTGGCAGCCCTGCTGGGGCGCGAGCGCGCCGAGCCGCAATGGCTGCAGCCCAGTGCCGATGCCGGGTTGCCCGCAGTGCAGGCACTTGCCGTGCTGCCGGCAGACCTGCTGCGCAATCGCCCCGATATTCAAAGTGCCGAGGCTGCGGTGGAGCAGGCCGCGGCCGAGGTCGGCGTGTCGCGCGCGGCGCTCTATCCGCGGCTGACCCTGACGGGGTCCTTGCTGTATGCCTACAACCTGACGCGCAATCACCGCACGACTTCGGACTCCATCCCCATGGTCGGTCCGCAGATCGATATTCCGCTCTTTGACTGGGGTCGCCGCCGTGCCGTCGCGGACGGCAAGGAGCTGGCCCTGCAGGCCAGCATCAAGGCCTACCGCCAGGCTGTGCTCAACGGTATTGCCGAGGCGGAATCGGCGCTGGCGGCGGTTGCCGCCCAGCAGCAAAGGCAGCAGCAGCTGCAGTCCGAGAGGCAGATCCATGCCGGGCGCGAGAAGGCCCAGGCAGTGCGTCAGCAACTGGGCCTGTCCAGCGAATTTGCGGGTATCGACAACGCCCGCGCCAGCCTGCTCAACCAGAGCGAGCTGGCAACTGCCAGGGCTGCCGAGGCGCTGGCCTATGTGGCGCTCTACAAGGCCGTGGGTGCTGCGCCCATCGATGCCGCGGTCTCCGAGGTCCAGCCATGA
- a CDS encoding alpha/beta hydrolase — protein MNAADGLGLLQQPDWQQLCVTPHEFVMPGEGRNARTGVLLIHGLTGTPAEMRLLAKGLNKQGFTVYGVQLAGHCGSMEDLVAARWTDWLASVESGLQRFSLHVDHVVVGGLSMGALLSLAVAERHPDKVAGVCALSTTFRYDGWSIPAYTKLAFLLPLFRLLGIGRNSVFMEAPPYGIKDEALRARVVEQMNSGDSSAAGLPGNPWWSVIELRALSANVQTRLAQLRSPCLVIHAREDDISSVSNAHDIQRGAVNAHVDLVLLDNCYHMITIDRERRTVIAKLNEFIARIASSAAPARGANG, from the coding sequence ATGAATGCCGCCGATGGATTGGGGCTGCTGCAGCAGCCGGATTGGCAGCAGCTGTGTGTGACGCCGCATGAGTTCGTCATGCCCGGCGAAGGCCGCAATGCCCGTACGGGCGTGCTGCTGATTCATGGCCTGACCGGCACGCCTGCCGAGATGCGCCTGCTCGCCAAAGGTCTGAACAAGCAGGGCTTCACGGTCTACGGGGTGCAACTGGCAGGACATTGCGGCAGCATGGAAGACCTGGTGGCCGCGCGCTGGACGGATTGGCTGGCAAGTGTGGAGTCGGGTCTGCAGCGCTTTTCGCTGCATGTGGACCATGTGGTGGTCGGCGGTCTGTCCATGGGGGCGCTGCTGTCGCTGGCCGTGGCAGAGCGCCATCCCGACAAGGTGGCCGGCGTCTGTGCGCTGTCCACCACCTTCCGCTATGACGGCTGGAGCATTCCGGCCTATACCAAGCTGGCGTTCCTGCTGCCGCTGTTCCGCCTGCTGGGCATCGGTCGCAACAGCGTCTTCATGGAGGCGCCGCCCTACGGCATCAAGGACGAGGCCTTGCGCGCGCGCGTGGTCGAGCAGATGAACAGCGGCGACAGCTCTGCTGCGGGTCTGCCCGGCAATCCCTGGTGGAGCGTCATCGAGCTGCGGGCCCTGTCTGCGAATGTGCAGACCCGACTGGCGCAGCTGCGCTCGCCCTGTCTGGTCATTCATGCCCGGGAAGACGATATTTCTTCGGTCAGCAATGCCCACGATATCCAGCGCGGCGCGGTCAACGCCCATGTCGACCTGGTGCTGCTGGACAATTGCTATCACATGATCACCATCGACCGCGAGCGCCGTACCGTGATTGCCAAGCTCAACGAATTCATCGCGCGCATTGCCAGCTCGGCGGCGCCTGCCAGGGGTGCGAATGGGTAG